Genomic DNA from Luteolibacter sp. Y139:
GGATGCTGCGCTCGCTGCGGAGTGGGTGGGGGCGAAGCACGTGGTGGGGGTCCACTACGATACCTTCCCGCCGATCATGATCGACCGGAAGATCGCGGCCGGGGAGTTCGCGAAGAGGGGTGTGGAGCTGCTGCTGCCGGCGATCGGGGAGACGATGGGGATGTGAGGCTGGCTGCTACTTCGAGATCAGTGGCTTGACCGTCTCATCGTCACCTTTCCAGCGGTCGATCACGCCTTTTTGTTCCACTTGGAGCGAGTCATTGGGCAGGAGCTCGATGTTCTTGTGCTTCAGGTTGTGGAAATCGAGGCAGTATTGCTTGCCGGCCCGGAGCAGGACGACGTTGCGGCTGCCGAAGTCATTGCGGCCGCCAGCGGCGTCGATGGCCAGGATGACGGTCATGCCCTTGCGGAAGGTGGTTTGGCCTGCCTTCCGCACCTGGCCGCCGATGCTGACGATGGTCTCGTTGGGATCGACGATGACTCCCTTCAAGACCTCGGCCTGGATGGAGGGCTTGGTGTAGATCTGCTCGGCGCGGTAGGCGGCCTCGATGGCGCGGGCGAGTTGCTCAGCATTCAGGCCGCGGGCGGTGACGGGCTTGTCCAGCAGGGGCATGGCGATGGTGCCGGATTCGCCGATGCGGTATTGGCCGTTCACCTTGGCTTGCTCGTCGCCTTCCACGCCGAGGAGGCTGATTTTCACAGTGTCGCCGGGCTCGAGGCCGGCGAGGGCGGGGGAGATGGAAAGGACCATCGAGAGGAACAGGGCTGCTTTCATCGGCATGAACTTTGTGTGGCAAAGTTTATTTGGGCAAGTCAATCTTTCCGCCTCGTCATTCGCGCGATGATGGAAAGATTTATGTCACAATCCGGAGCCCTGCTGGCAATGCCCTATGAAAGCCATGCAAGCCCTCGCCCTATCCCCGCCTGAACCGATGGACCGGCAACGCTTCACCGAACTCGTCCGCCTGCATCACCTGACGCTGCTATCCTACGCCCGGGCCCTGGCCGGGGCGGAGAGCACGGCGCGAGAGCTGGTGCAGGACGCTTTCGTCGCGGCGTGGCAGAGTGTCGGGAAATTCGAAGTGACCCGGGACTTCGCCGCGTGGATGCGCGGGATCGTGCGCAACAAGTGGCGCGAACACTGCCGGCTCCATGCGCGGGAGGTGCCCTTTGACGAAGCGGCGCTCTCGCATCTGGAGGAAACGCTGGCTCCTCATTCCGGTGGGGATGCCGCTCTTTTCGCCCGGCTGGCCGAGTGCCGGGAGAAGCTGCCCGAGCCGATGGCCGAGGCGCTGCGCGCGACCTACGATGAAGGTCGTACCAGCGACGAGGCCGCCTCGATGCTGTCCCTGAATGCTGCCGCCTTTCGCAAGCGCCTGGAGCGCGCCCGCGAGGCGCTGCGGCTGTGTCTCTCGAAAAACAACTGACCCTTTTCTTTTCCCATGAATCCTTCTGAAGATCCGAATGATCGTCTGCTCGACTCGCTGCTGCGCGAGCAAGCGCGTGGCAAGGCGGACGATGAATTGCTGCAAGGCATCGAGGCCCGGCTGGATGTCGGGAAAGCGCCTGCGCACCGGCGGCAGAGAAGCCCGCGGGCGATGATCTGGTCGGCGGCTGCTGCGGCGGTGGTGGTATTGTCCATCGGCGTGATCACCTGGCAGACGCACCAGCTTCCCTCGGGAGCGCAGGTGCTGGCGAAGAGGGATGCCCAAACATTCAGGGCTTCGTATGACCCCGCCGTGGAAGCGCACAAGAGGATCGCGAAGGAGGCGGGCCACGTTTTCAAAAAGATCGGGAGCGATCGCTCGACAGAGCTGGTGTTGCCCGAGGCGGCTTCGGGTCCCGAGGTTGCGCTTGAGGCGGATCCATTTGCCTCCGGCGGAAGCTTGGCGATGAACACAGGGCCTGTGGCTGACCCGTTCGCCAGTGACGACAGCGCTGCGCTTTCCGGAGGGACGGACGCCGCGCCTGCGCCGGCTGCGGGGCTTGGTCTCGGCGGCGGTGCGGGAGGGGGAAGGAGTACAGGTGCGGGATCCGGGCCTGCTGTGGCTGCGAGGCCTTCGAAGCCCATTCCCAACGTGTGGTGGTTGGGGAGTGGCCCGGCCTCGCTTGACAAGGCCAAGGCGCCGGAAGAAGCGCTGGGGCGGTCTAGGGACCCAAGGCTTGCTGTTGACGATGGACAGTCCCGCGAGAACTACGGCCGTCTCGTGGACCAGCCGTGGAAGTCGCCGTGGCAGGATGCGCTTTCGACCTTTTCGATCGATGTCGATACGGCTTCCTACACGAATGTCCGGCGGATGCTGATGGAGGGTCGCCCGGTGCCTGCGGATGCGGTGCGGATTGAGGAACTGGTGAACTACTTCGACTACCGCTATGAGGGTCCGAAGGGTGATGGGCCATTCGCGGTTCATGGCACGCTGGCGACTTGTCCGTGGAGTCCGCAGCACTTGCTCGCCCGGGTGGCGATCAAGGGGCGTGAAATCGAAGCGAAGGCCCGGCCGGCTTCGAATCTGGTGTTCTTGATCGATGTTTCCGGGTCGATGCAGGAACCAGACAAGTTGCCGCTGCTGAAACGCTCGATGCGGGTGCTGTTAGATCAGCTCGATGAGCGGGACCGGCTTGGCATCGTGGTCTACGCTGGCAGCGAGGGTGTGGTGCTGGATCCGACGAAGCTGGATGAGCGTGGCTTGTCCGCGGCGATCCAGGCGATTGAAAAGCTTGAGGCCGGGGGCTCGACCAATGGCGGGGCGGGGATCAAGCGCGCCTATGAGATGGCGTCGAAGAACATGGTGCCCGGCGGTGTGAACCGGGTGATCCTTGCCACCGATGGTGACTTCAATGTGGGCACCACGGGTCAAGGCGATCTGGTGAACCTCGTGAAGCAGGGCGCGGCGAAGGGCGTGAGCCTGAGTGTGGTGGGCTTCGGCACTGGCAATTTCAATGATGCGATGCTGGAAGCGATCACCAACGATGCGGACGGGAATTACTTCTACATCGATGGCGATCAGGAGGCACGCCGTGTGTTCCTACAGAAGCTGACGGGGACACTGGTGACGATTGCGAAGGATGTGAAGATCCAGGTGGAGTTCAATCCGGGGAAGGTGCAGGCGTATCGTCTGATCGGGTATGCGAACCGGATCTTGCGCCATGAGGATTTCAACAATGACAAGGTAGATGCCGGGGACATCGGCGCGGGGCATACGGTGACCGCGTTTTATGAAATCGTGCCGCCGGGGGTGGCGATGCCGAACACGGGGAACGTGGATGGCCTGCGCTATCAGAAGACGGCGGAGAAGAAGGAGGTAGTGCCGAGTGATGATTGGCTGACGCTGAAGCTGCGCTACAAGCATCCCGAGGGCGAGGTGAGCCAATTGATCGAGACACCGTTGAAGGGTGAGCCGCAGCCGTGGGAAAAGGCAGGTCATGATTTCCGCTTTGCTTCGGCGGTGGCTCTTTTCGGGATGAAACTGCGGGAGATGCCGGAGATGGCGGACGTGGCTTGGCAGAAGGTGGTGGAGATCGCACGTCCGGCGGTGGCGGATGATCCGCGGGAGCAGCGGTCGGAGTTCATTGAGATGGTGGCCAAGCATGGGCGCTTTGCGTTGCCGCCGATGGTGACGGCGGAGCCGCAGGTTGATGCGCTCGAGGGCGTAAGCTATCTCAAGGATGAGTCGATCCAGTGGTATGTGATGTTCGGCTTCGAGGCGGGAGGGAAGTGGGCACCCAGGCTCACAGGGCTCACATCGGGCCACAAGGTCCTCGAGAATCGTGTTAGTGCGCTTGAGATGCTGGACTTGGGCGATACCTTCTTCAAGGACGGCGTGTTTGCCGATCGCTTCAAGTTCATCGGCCTTGAGATGAGAAATGTCACAAGTGAGAAAACCAAGCTCACCCAAGAGGTGAAGATTGCGATCTATGAGGATTTGAAGCCGAACAAGAAGGGTACGAGGTATGAGTCTCGGGCTGGCTTGCCGGATGCGGAGCTGAAGGGGAAGGCCTACTATGACCGCACGGCGATCTTGAAGTCGGGTGACCAGGAGATGGCGGTCGAAGAACGGACCTCGTTCAAGCTGCCGGGGGATCCGAGCGGGAAGGAGTATTTCCTGAAGGATGTGACTCCGCAGGGTGTGGTGGTCGAAAGCAAAGGCGCGAATGGGGAGGTGGTCACTCGTGAGATTCTGAAGGCGAGTGGGGAGTAGTTGGGTGTGCGGGGGCGAGGTGTTGCGACGCTTCGCCCCCTGTTGCGCCATGAGGAATGTGGGCGCGCCGTTCACACCGTGTCGACGGAACGTCGACACCCCTTATGGGGCTGCGCTGCGCTTGCCCGGAACTTATTCTATTTAGCCCCTTAGGGACGCTGTCGGTTGTCGGGCGGAATGAATTCCGCGCTCCCAGTGTTTTACATTCCGCCTTCGCAGAGTTTCTCGCGGCGGTCTTTGACGAGTTTCACGACGAGTGAGGTCCAGCCGGTTTGGTGGGAGGCGCCGAGGCCTTCGCCGGTTTCGGCGTGGAAGTATTCGTGGAAGAGGAGGAGATCCTGCCAGTGGGGGACGTCGCGGTAGCGATTGGCTCCGCCGAAGCAGGGGCGGCTGCCGTCCTGGCCGGGGCAGAAGAGGGCGATGAGGCGGTCGCAGAGGTCGATGGCGACTTCACGCAGGGTCTTCTCCACGCCGGAGCGGGTGGGGTACTCGATCTTGAAGCTATCGCCGTAGAAGTGGTGGTAGCGCTCGAGCGCCTCGATGATGAGGAAGTTCGTGGGGAACCAGATGGGGCCGCGCCAGTTCGAGTTGCCGCCGAACATGCCGGTGTCGGATTCGCCGGGTGTGTAGGTCACTTCATTGCGCTCGCCGCCGTGTTCGAAGACGAAGGGCTCCTTGCCGTGGGCCTTGCTCAAGGAGCGGATGCCGTATTTCGAAAGGAACTCTTCCGGGTCTAACATCCGGCGCAAGGTCTTGCGGAGCTGGACTTCCGAGGGAATGGCGAGCAGGCAGAGGGCGGATTTCTTGTCATCATTCGGGCGGCGGACGCTGATGTATTTCAGGATATCCGGGCGGCTGGAGAGGAACCAGTCCATGCGGCTGCGGAAGCCCTTGAGCTTTTCGATCTTCGTCTGCTTCAGGACGGTAACGGCGCACATGGGGAGGAGGCCGACGAGCGAGCGGATGCGCAGTGGCAGCGGCTCATCGTGATTCACGATGAGCTGGTCGTAGTAGAAGCCATCGCGCTCGTCCCACAGGCCGGTGCCGCCGAGCGAGTTGATCGCGTCGGTGATATTGACGAAGTGCTCGAAGAACTTCGATGCGATGTCCTCGTAGGCGGGCTTCTCTTCGGCTAGCTCCAGTGCCATGGCGAGCATGAGCAGGCAGTAGGAGGCCATCCATGCAGTGCCATCGGCCTGGTGGAGCTTGCCGCCGTCGGGGAGCTCGTGGGAGCGATCGAAGACGCCGATATTGTCGAGGCCGAGGAAGCCGCCGCCGAAGACGTGGCGGCCTTCCATGTCCTTGCGATTCACCCACCAGGTGAAGTTCATCAGCAGCTTCTGGAAGCAGCGCTCCAAGAAGAGCAGGTCGCGGTTGCCCTTGGGGTCGGCGATCTTATACACGCGCCATACGGCCCATGCGTGGACGGGTGGGTTTACATCGGAGAAGTTCCACTCGTAGGCCGGGAGCTGGCCATTCGGGTGCATGTACCATTCCCGTAGTAGCAGGAGGAGCTGCTCCTTCGCGAAGTGCGGATCGACCGCAGCGAAGGGGATCATGTGGAAGGCGGAGTCCCACGCGGCGAACCATGGATATTCCCACTTGTCCGGCATGGAGAGGACATCGCGTGCGAAGAAGTGCGACCAGTCGTGATTGCGGCCATCGAGCCGTGCGGCTGGTGGTGCAGGGCCGTCCTTGTCACCCTTCAGCCAGTCTTCGATGACGTAGTGATAGAATTGCTTCGTCCACAGCAGGCCGGCGTAGCCTTGGCGGCAGATCAGGTATTCGTCTCGAGAGAGACCCTTTGGAATGACCTCGTGGTAGAACTCGTCGCACTCTGCGACGCGTGCGGCGAAGGTTTCGTCGAATTGGTCGAGTCCGCCGAGGCCATTGTCGTTCTTCACGGTGTGAAGGCGACAGCGGATGGTGATGCTCTGGCCGGGCGGCACATTAAAAACGAAGTGCGCGGCGGCTTTTGTGCCCGAGGGGTAGGGCGCGACGGCATTCCGGTCGCCGTGGATGAGGAGCTTGTGGAAAGCATCCTTTACCTGCGGGGCAGGAGAGCCGTAGCCGTAGACGGAGGCGTAGTCGGTCTCGTTTTCAGTGAAGAGCCAGTTGGCGTCGCCGCAGTCCGGCGAATCGGCGTAGAAGAAGTATTCGCCGAGCGACTCGTGGGAGACGTGGATGCGGCCGTCCTTGAGTTCCATGGAGGGCTTCTTCAATGGCGTCTCGCGGTCGCTGCCCCATTTCCAGATATTGCGGAACCACAGCATCGGCAGCACGTGGATGGGTGCGGGGTCGGGGCCGTGATTGGTGACGGTGATGCGCCAGAGGAGGTCTTCCGGCGAGCGCTTGGCGACCTCCTGGACGACATCAAAGTAGCGGCCGTCATTGAAGATGCCCATGTCGGCGAGCTCCAGTTCGGGGCCGCCGCGGCCGAGAGCGGCATTCCGCTCGCGGATCTCCGAGTAGGGGAACTTGGCGTGTGGATACTTGTAGAGCGCCTTGGTGTAGGAGTGGGTGGGGGTGGACTCGAGGTAGTAGTAGCACTCCTTCACGTCCTCGCCGTGGTTTCCCTCATTGCCGCCGAGGCCGAAGAGGCGTTCCTTGAGGATGGTGTCCTTGCCATTCCAGAGGGCGGGGGCGAAGCAGAGGCGTCCCTGGCGGTCGCACCAGCCATTCAGGCCATCCTCGCCCCAGCGGTAGGCGCGGCGGCGGGCGTGGTCGTGGGGGAACTCGCTCCAGCTATTGCCGTGCTCCGAGTAGTCCTCGCGCACGGTGCCCCACTGGCGCTCGCTGAGGTAGGGCCCCCAGCGTTTCCAGTTCTTTGCACGGCCTTCGTCTTCCTGGAGACGTTCCTGTTCGCGGGTCACGGCGGAGGTGTAGAGCAGGAACCGTGCACTCTGCCAGAAAGAGTGTGTGGGTCTTTCGTGCCAAATGAGAAACAACGGATTGCGAGGGGCGGAAAATCGGTTAGGCCGGAGGTTGATGAGCACTTCGACCCTGATTCCGCCTGCCGTGATTCCGCCCGCCGAGGCCAAGACTTACCACGCTTTCGGCGATACCGCGTCCTTCCTGCTGACCGGCGAGCAGACCGGTGGTAGCTACACGATGTTCGTGAATGTGACAGCTCCGGGTGGTGGACCGCCGCCGCATCGGCACGAGAACGAGGACGAGTGGTTTTACGTAGTCGAGGGCCGGGCGGAGTTTTTCCAGGATGGTGAGTGGGCGGAGGTGCCGGCGGGCACGGCGGTCTTCATGCCGCGGGGCTCGGTTCACGCGTTCCGGAATGTGGGGGATACGCCGCTGAAGCAGATCATCCACACGGCACCCTCGGGGTTTGAGACGTTCTTCTCCCGGATGGCGGAGGAGTTCAATCGCGATGGCGGGCCGGATATGGAGCGAGTGGGCGCGGTCAGCGCGGAGCATGGGATTTACTACGTCTAGGAAAGACGTGGCCCCGAGCTTCATGAAAAGCGGGCGGGAGGCGGATCGAGAGAGATGCTATTCCTCGATCCGCACGAAGTAGCGATCACCGCGGCCGGAGATGTCGATGATTGCCTTGTAGATGCCGGAGGCGGACATGCTGGTGACCACGGTGGTGGCGCTGTCGAGATTGTCGTTGAATCCTCCGTCGAGAGAGGAGCTGCCGCGGATTTTCCAAGGGTTGATGCCGAATTTGTTCGCGCTGCCTGAGAAGTCGATGAACAGGGTATTGCCGATGCGCGAAACGCCATGGACAACGGGCGTGGCGGAGGCGAGAGCATCGCTTGGCACGGAAGGGCCCGCTGAATTGAAGTCGATGAGTTGGCCGAATTGCAACTCGTAGAGGTCGTTCGGAAGGAGGGCTGGAGAGCTGTAAAAGCGATTGGCACGCAGGGCACCCGACTTCGCTACCATGGAGAATCTCGCGAAGGGAGACTTGCCTCCGGAAGTCTTGTTCGTCGGGGTTTGCAGGAGGTCTCCCACCCGGTAGGTGCGAGTGATCACTGGGTTCTGGTTATCCTGGGTGATCCCGTCCAAGCTGAGGAAATACTCCCGCGCGATGTCGCTCTGAGCGTCCTGCACCTGTCCCTTGAGCATGTCGACTTCGAAGTCCTTGAAGAAGGGATGGAGAGTCGTGGTTCTCATTGACTTGGCCTGCACGGTGACCGTGTCGTCCAACTTGATGGCCACCCAGCCCGACCCTCCCATGTCGGAGCTTTCAAAGCTGTAGCGCGACGCGTTCGGGCGCTTGCCGTTGTAGTAGGAAAGACAATCCGTCTGAAAGCCTGCACGCGGATCATTCAAGACGGAAAGCGGGAGCGGATTGGCAATGGCTTCGAAGCCAAAAGTGTTCGAGGTGCGATTGTCCCGGTTGGTCAAGTTGCTACCGGCATTCCAATCGAAGACGGAGCGCGGAATGTAGATGCTGCTATTCTCAAAGGACCAGGTCCAGTTTTTCTCGACCCAAGCCGAGAAGGTTTTGCTTTCGCCGGGTTGGAGGACGACAGGTTCTCCGGGAGTTCCATCGGACTTCGGGGAACTCAAGGACAAGGTGAAGGTTTTCTCGGTGTTCGGATCGGTCTCGTTGGCGATTTGGAAGCGGGCGAGCCCGTGAAAGTTTCCGTTCGAGAAGTCGCTGCGGAGGAAGACATCGTTTTTCTTGAAGGCGAAACCGACCGGTGGGTCACAGATCCTGACCCGGCAACGGGGCATGGTCAGCGACTCGTTGTAGGGATTGTAAAGGGTGACGGAGGGTTCGTACACGAGGTGGGGAACGGCGTAGTTGGTGTTTCCCGCGGGGACGCCGTTGAGGTTATAGAAATTCACCCGGTCGGGGATGTGACTGTAGTGACTCACCATCGAGAAGATGATCTCGACCTTCGCGATGACGGGCCGCGGGGTCGTCGTTTGGGCGACGGTGAGGGAGGTCAGACTGCAGAGGAGGCCGAGGCAGAAGACCGTGGAGGAGTGATAAGGCATCGGGACGCTACGAATGGAAGACGGGCGGAAACTTGTGTCAATCTTGGGAGAGGCGTTCACCGGGGTGTTTCCTTTGTCTTCACATGAAATTCACCTGGACCTTGCCTTGGCGGCAGGGAATCGCGGAGGGGAAATGCATTTCGCCTTGAGGGGCGGAGTGGCGTTGGGGGAGAAGAAGGCCGCGCCATGAACCGTATCGACCGCCTCACCGGAATGATCCTGCTGCTGCAAGGGCAGCGGGTGATCACGGGCGAGCAGATCGCGGAGCATTTCGAGATCAGCGTGCGGACGGTGTATCGCGATCTGGCTGCGCTGGGTGAGGCGGGGGTGCCAATTGTCGCGGAGCCGGGCGTGGGATATAGCCTGGTGCGCGGGTATCACATGCCGCCGGTGATGTTCACGGAGGATGAGGCGGCGGCGTTATTCATGAGCGGGGAGGTGACGGAGCAGATCGCGGATGATTCGCTGAAGCAGGCGCTGCGCGCGGCCTTGCTGAAGGTGCGCTCGGTCTTGCCGCAGGAGAAGCGGGACTACTTGAACCGGCTGAAGGATGCGGTGGGCGTGTGGTTCCGCAGGCCGGATGATGGGGTGAAGCGCGAGTCGCTGATGCCGATCCAGGATGCGATTGTGCGGCGGCTGTGCCTTTCGATCCGCTATAATACGGCGAACCGCGGGGCGCTGACGGATCGCATTGTAGAGCCGGTGGGGCTGATCTTTTATTCGCGGCAGTGGCACCTGATCGCGTGGTGCCGGATGCGGTTCGATTTCCGGGACTTCCGGTTGGATCGGATGGCGCGTTGGGAAGTGCTTGGCGAGTGCTTCGAGGGGCACGCGGGATTCTCGGTGAAGGATTTCCTGAAGGAGAACATCGAGAGCCATGAGCTGACGCCAGCGACGGTGTTGATCGAGCGGGAGGCTTTGGAGCGCTTTCGCAACGAGATGCCGTGCACGCCGGTGTCGAGTGAAGTGCAGGCGGATGGGCGGGTGAAGCTGGAGCTGCTGAGCTTCTCGATCCCGTGGATGGCGGAGTGGCTGTTAGGCTTCGGTCCGCGGGTGGAGGCGGTGCATCCGCCGGAGTTGCGGGAGAAAATGGGGGAAGTGGCGCGGGCGATTGCGGAGAGGTATGCGGAGGAGGCGCTGGTGTGAGTGATGCGAAGGGCGCTATTCCTATTTCTCCTGTGCGGGCGATTTGGGCGGAGCAGGGGGACTGTCGGTGTCGGGCTTCTTATCGGGATTGTCCTTCTCTTCTTCTTCTTGTTTGCCGAAGACGATCTGCTTGCCGTGCCACTGGTCGCCGGCCTTGTGGAAAGCCAGAACGCCGGAGCGATCCGTGGAGACGTAAATGTCGCCATTCGGAACGACGGCGATTCCGTTCAAGTAGTCGCGGAACTGATGTGGGATGAGGCATTCGACTTGTTTTCCTGTCAGGCGGTAGATGCCGGTTTCACTGGCGAGGACGTAGAGAGAGTTTTCCCTACCCAGAGCCAGGCCACTGATGTCGCTGACAAAAGGCTTCAATTCGCCTTGGTCTCGATCAGATTCCCCGTGGATCAAGGTATGCCATTTCCCTGAAGGCTCACGATGGTAGAGGCCGCGCCATGTGCCACCCATGTGGGACAAGCCGGTCGCCACCCAGAGTTCTCCGCTGCGGGGTGAGATGATGGATTGGATCGGATTGTTCTCGGGTATTCCGGCGTCGTCTTTGAGGGGCTTTCCGCTCAGTTGGACCCACTTGGAATCTGCGGCACCGAGGTCGATCGAGCCTAGGGCACCGCCCCACTCCCCGTGATTCCAGCCGCCGTAGAGAATGTTGCCGTCGAGGAACCAATTGGCGCCGTAGGGATGGTCGGTGAGGAATTCGTCGTGGAACTTGGGAACCTTGGGCAGTTTCCGGCTCTTCCATGTCTCACCCTCCAGCCACCATATGATGTCTTCCACGATAGCGGCTGCTTCGTGATTCGTGCCGATCAGCCGAGGGGTGGTGGACGGCGAGTCCGTGGCGAAGAATGCGTGAAACTCGTCAGGCACCGGCAGAGGTCGCAGTTTGGCATCCGCCGTTTCTCCCAAGATGACTGCCTTCAGCTCGCCTTCGGTTGGCTCAATCGCTCCGAGGAAGATGCGACCCTTGGAGCCGGTCCCCACGTCCAGGAGCAATTCAATGCCGTCGATGTTCACGGGAGACAGCTCTTTCGCCTCGAAGCGGGCGAACATGTAGCTGGCGTGGGCGGGAGCGTAGAGGGAATCGCACTCTACCAGCACTCCATCCCGGTAGGGGATCATCTTGCGGGTGTATGCCTTTTGCTCCGCGAGCTTCTCGGGAAGAAGCGCTTCAGCGAAGGCGCTGCTGCCGATTGCAATGGCGGCTAACAGGAGGAACGTGCGGGGCTTCATTTGGGTGCCGGCGGAGCTTTTGATCTTTCTCGTGAGATGCGAAGGGAAGGCTGCGAATCGGAAGGTGGATATCGCCGCCAGACGCATGAGGCGTGCTTTCAGCACGCGATGATCATTGGCAGTTTACCCGGCACTTTGTGCCGGGCTTTTATGAGCCGTCCCGTTGGGACGAAGATGCGCTGGACGAGGGCAATCCCGCGGGATGAAGGAGTGCCGTTATACGAGGGGAAACCGCTGGAGGAAGACATCCCGTTACGAGGAGATGCTGTTAGAACGCCGCTTCCATCACGTGGAAGCGTGACCCCAGGTGGCCGGGGTGGGTGAGGGTTTGGAAGGCGCGGAGATCCTTTTTTGCATCGTCATCGGTGCGGCCTTCCATTTCGAGGAGCCAGGGGCGGGCGACGTGGGTGAGGAAGCGGCCTTGGGGCTC
This window encodes:
- a CDS encoding Amuc_1099 family pilus-like system protein — protein: MNPSEDPNDRLLDSLLREQARGKADDELLQGIEARLDVGKAPAHRRQRSPRAMIWSAAAAAVVVLSIGVITWQTHQLPSGAQVLAKRDAQTFRASYDPAVEAHKRIAKEAGHVFKKIGSDRSTELVLPEAASGPEVALEADPFASGGSLAMNTGPVADPFASDDSAALSGGTDAAPAPAAGLGLGGGAGGGRSTGAGSGPAVAARPSKPIPNVWWLGSGPASLDKAKAPEEALGRSRDPRLAVDDGQSRENYGRLVDQPWKSPWQDALSTFSIDVDTASYTNVRRMLMEGRPVPADAVRIEELVNYFDYRYEGPKGDGPFAVHGTLATCPWSPQHLLARVAIKGREIEAKARPASNLVFLIDVSGSMQEPDKLPLLKRSMRVLLDQLDERDRLGIVVYAGSEGVVLDPTKLDERGLSAAIQAIEKLEAGGSTNGGAGIKRAYEMASKNMVPGGVNRVILATDGDFNVGTTGQGDLVNLVKQGAAKGVSLSVVGFGTGNFNDAMLEAITNDADGNYFYIDGDQEARRVFLQKLTGTLVTIAKDVKIQVEFNPGKVQAYRLIGYANRILRHEDFNNDKVDAGDIGAGHTVTAFYEIVPPGVAMPNTGNVDGLRYQKTAEKKEVVPSDDWLTLKLRYKHPEGEVSQLIETPLKGEPQPWEKAGHDFRFASAVALFGMKLREMPEMADVAWQKVVEIARPAVADDPREQRSEFIEMVAKHGRFALPPMVTAEPQVDALEGVSYLKDESIQWYVMFGFEAGGKWAPRLTGLTSGHKVLENRVSALEMLDLGDTFFKDGVFADRFKFIGLEMRNVTSEKTKLTQEVKIAIYEDLKPNKKGTRYESRAGLPDAELKGKAYYDRTAILKSGDQEMAVEERTSFKLPGDPSGKEYFLKDVTPQGVVVESKGANGEVVTREILKASGE
- a CDS encoding dimethylsulfonioproprionate lyase family protein, which encodes MIPPAEAKTYHAFGDTASFLLTGEQTGGSYTMFVNVTAPGGGPPPHRHENEDEWFYVVEGRAEFFQDGEWAEVPAGTAVFMPRGSVHAFRNVGDTPLKQIIHTAPSGFETFFSRMAEEFNRDGGPDMERVGAVSAEHGIYYV
- a CDS encoding RNA polymerase sigma factor, translated to MKAMQALALSPPEPMDRQRFTELVRLHHLTLLSYARALAGAESTARELVQDAFVAAWQSVGKFEVTRDFAAWMRGIVRNKWREHCRLHAREVPFDEAALSHLEETLAPHSGGDAALFARLAECREKLPEPMAEALRATYDEGRTSDEAASMLSLNAAAFRKRLERAREALRLCLSKNN
- a CDS encoding polysaccharide biosynthesis/export family protein, translating into MKAALFLSMVLSISPALAGLEPGDTVKISLLGVEGDEQAKVNGQYRIGESGTIAMPLLDKPVTARGLNAEQLARAIEAAYRAEQIYTKPSIQAEVLKGVIVDPNETIVSIGGQVRKAGQTTFRKGMTVILAIDAAGGRNDFGSRNVVLLRAGKQYCLDFHNLKHKNIELLPNDSLQVEQKGVIDRWKGDDETVKPLISK
- a CDS encoding helix-turn-helix transcriptional regulator — encoded protein: MNRIDRLTGMILLLQGQRVITGEQIAEHFEISVRTVYRDLAALGEAGVPIVAEPGVGYSLVRGYHMPPVMFTEDEAAALFMSGEVTEQIADDSLKQALRAALLKVRSVLPQEKRDYLNRLKDAVGVWFRRPDDGVKRESLMPIQDAIVRRLCLSIRYNTANRGALTDRIVEPVGLIFYSRQWHLIAWCRMRFDFRDFRLDRMARWEVLGECFEGHAGFSVKDFLKENIESHELTPATVLIEREALERFRNEMPCTPVSSEVQADGRVKLELLSFSIPWMAEWLLGFGPRVEAVHPPELREKMGEVARAIAERYAEEALV
- a CDS encoding MGH1-like glycoside hydrolase domain-containing protein, yielding MTREQERLQEDEGRAKNWKRWGPYLSERQWGTVREDYSEHGNSWSEFPHDHARRRAYRWGEDGLNGWCDRQGRLCFAPALWNGKDTILKERLFGLGGNEGNHGEDVKECYYYLESTPTHSYTKALYKYPHAKFPYSEIRERNAALGRGGPELELADMGIFNDGRYFDVVQEVAKRSPEDLLWRITVTNHGPDPAPIHVLPMLWFRNIWKWGSDRETPLKKPSMELKDGRIHVSHESLGEYFFYADSPDCGDANWLFTENETDYASVYGYGSPAPQVKDAFHKLLIHGDRNAVAPYPSGTKAAAHFVFNVPPGQSITIRCRLHTVKNDNGLGGLDQFDETFAARVAECDEFYHEVIPKGLSRDEYLICRQGYAGLLWTKQFYHYVIEDWLKGDKDGPAPPAARLDGRNHDWSHFFARDVLSMPDKWEYPWFAAWDSAFHMIPFAAVDPHFAKEQLLLLLREWYMHPNGQLPAYEWNFSDVNPPVHAWAVWRVYKIADPKGNRDLLFLERCFQKLLMNFTWWVNRKDMEGRHVFGGGFLGLDNIGVFDRSHELPDGGKLHQADGTAWMASYCLLMLAMALELAEEKPAYEDIASKFFEHFVNITDAINSLGGTGLWDERDGFYYDQLIVNHDEPLPLRIRSLVGLLPMCAVTVLKQTKIEKLKGFRSRMDWFLSSRPDILKYISVRRPNDDKKSALCLLAIPSEVQLRKTLRRMLDPEEFLSKYGIRSLSKAHGKEPFVFEHGGERNEVTYTPGESDTGMFGGNSNWRGPIWFPTNFLIIEALERYHHFYGDSFKIEYPTRSGVEKTLREVAIDLCDRLIALFCPGQDGSRPCFGGANRYRDVPHWQDLLLFHEYFHAETGEGLGASHQTGWTSLVVKLVKDRREKLCEGGM